The following coding sequences are from one Paenibacillus sp. JDR-2 window:
- a CDS encoding putative 2-aminoethylphosphonate ABC transporter substrate-binding protein, with product MKKWVGTALTTVLIISALTACGGNKNNTNAQQGANGNKAAAEANSELTVYTALEDDQIQAYLESYKAAHPNVKVNIVRDSTGVITAKLLAEKDNPVADVVWGTAATSLLVLDQNNMLEGYSPKGIENIQPEFKDTQEPAHWVGIDAWETAFAVNTAELQKKGLEIPKSYADLIKPEYKGLIVMPNPASSGTGFLTVSGLQQLMGDSEAWSYLDKLDQNIAVYTESGSKPAKMAGTGEYPIGISFGYRAIQEKKGGAPVEVVFPAEGSGWDVEANALMKKDNIKPEAKEFLDWAISEEPMKKYNENYAILAMKTDSSVIPEGYSKDPISQLVKLDLNKAAETRDATLAEWSKRYEAKSEKK from the coding sequence ATGAAAAAGTGGGTAGGAACAGCACTTACGACAGTACTTATCATCTCTGCGTTAACAGCATGTGGCGGTAACAAAAACAATACAAACGCACAGCAAGGGGCTAATGGCAACAAGGCGGCAGCCGAAGCAAACTCGGAGCTTACGGTTTATACCGCGCTCGAGGATGATCAGATCCAAGCTTATCTTGAATCGTACAAAGCCGCTCATCCAAATGTGAAAGTGAACATTGTACGTGATTCGACGGGGGTTATTACGGCAAAGCTTCTGGCGGAAAAAGACAATCCGGTTGCCGACGTTGTATGGGGCACGGCCGCAACAAGCCTGCTTGTCCTCGACCAGAACAATATGCTGGAAGGGTACTCGCCAAAGGGAATTGAGAACATCCAGCCTGAATTCAAGGATACGCAAGAGCCGGCACATTGGGTGGGCATCGATGCCTGGGAAACAGCCTTCGCCGTCAATACGGCAGAGCTTCAGAAGAAGGGACTTGAAATTCCCAAATCGTACGCCGATCTGATCAAACCGGAATACAAAGGCTTGATCGTTATGCCGAATCCGGCTTCCTCCGGTACGGGCTTCCTGACGGTTAGCGGCTTGCAGCAGCTCATGGGCGACAGCGAAGCATGGAGCTACCTGGATAAGTTGGATCAAAATATCGCCGTATACACCGAATCCGGCTCCAAACCGGCGAAGATGGCCGGCACCGGGGAATACCCGATCGGCATTTCCTTTGGTTACCGAGCGATTCAAGAGAAAAAGGGCGGAGCTCCGGTAGAGGTTGTATTTCCGGCAGAAGGCTCGGGCTGGGATGTTGAAGCCAATGCGCTGATGAAGAAAGACAACATCAAGCCGGAAGCAAAAGAGTTCCTCGACTGGGCGATCTCCGAAGAGCCTATGAAGAAATACAACGAGAACTACGCGATTCTCGCGATGAAGACCGATTCTTCCGTTATTCCGGAAGGCTACTCGAAGGATCCGATCAGCCAGCTGGTCAAGCTTGATCTGAACAAAGCTGCGGAGACTCGCGACGCAACGCTTGCGGAATGGTCGAAGCGTTATGAAGCCAAGAGCGAGAAAAAATAA
- a CDS encoding PRC-barrel domain-containing protein, whose amino-acid sequence MIKLQQLIGLPVLVIHSGKHVGFVKDAWFDEHWRLIGLIVEGAKWFATSVKTVEWAEVLSCGEDAVFISRESAVKPVKSAEIGRSFETGVVKLKELPVVTVQGIQLGRVSDVYFYPFQGTQIVGYELTDGFISDLMEGRKWLKAPEDPDAVLLGEDAIIVPAVSEAELEPVAASNSINREK is encoded by the coding sequence ATGATCAAACTCCAGCAATTAATCGGGCTGCCGGTGCTTGTCATTCATTCCGGCAAGCATGTCGGCTTTGTCAAGGACGCTTGGTTCGATGAACATTGGCGGTTAATTGGTCTTATTGTAGAAGGCGCGAAATGGTTTGCGACATCGGTTAAAACCGTGGAATGGGCAGAGGTATTATCCTGCGGCGAAGACGCCGTATTTATATCAAGGGAATCCGCCGTAAAGCCGGTAAAATCGGCCGAAATCGGACGTTCTTTTGAGACTGGCGTCGTAAAGCTGAAGGAATTGCCTGTTGTCACGGTGCAGGGCATACAGCTCGGACGAGTATCCGATGTTTATTTTTACCCGTTTCAGGGTACACAAATAGTAGGCTATGAGCTTACGGATGGTTTTATATCGGATCTGATGGAAGGGCGCAAATGGCTGAAGGCCCCGGAGGATCCGGACGCCGTGCTGCTCGGGGAAGACGCGATTATCGTTCCTGCTGTCAGTGAAGCGGAATTGGAGCCTGTCGCAGCTTCCAATTCGATAAATAGGGAGAAATGA
- a CDS encoding cysteine desulfurase family protein, which yields MQKYYFDHAATTPMHPDVAAAMLEVMTGAGGNPSSMHAFGRAAKQRVNRARDLIAAALGCKPSELIFTSGGTESDNAAIIGAAAAMRTKGKTHIITSSAEHHAVLHTCEALAEAGYEVTYLPVDQTGRVSVSEIAAAIRPTTGLISIMHGNNEIGTLQPIEEIGELAHAHGILFHVDAVQSFGTAAYRLSELPVDLMSFSAHKINGPQGVGALYLANGTPFEPIVHGGSQERKRRPGTENVAGITGFAKAVEICVNDLGNKKLFLDKLRTEWVDKLNAELSGITEIVINGNAEHHLPNIVNISFIGIDTETMLMNLDMEGIAAASGSACTSGSLERSHVLKAMNLREERLNSAVRFSFGLGNTVEELEDAARKIATIVERIRTNQ from the coding sequence ATGCAAAAGTATTATTTTGACCACGCAGCTACAACGCCGATGCATCCGGATGTAGCCGCAGCGATGCTGGAAGTGATGACGGGAGCCGGCGGCAACCCGTCCAGCATGCATGCCTTCGGGCGCGCAGCGAAGCAGAGAGTGAACCGGGCGCGCGATTTGATCGCGGCCGCGCTTGGATGCAAGCCATCCGAGTTGATATTCACCTCCGGCGGAACGGAAAGCGACAATGCAGCTATTATCGGCGCAGCAGCGGCGATGAGGACGAAGGGCAAAACCCATATCATTACATCAAGCGCGGAGCATCATGCCGTACTGCATACCTGCGAGGCTTTAGCTGAAGCAGGCTATGAAGTGACTTACCTTCCGGTAGATCAGACAGGTCGCGTCTCGGTGAGCGAGATTGCCGCAGCGATTCGGCCAACTACGGGGCTTATCAGCATTATGCACGGCAACAACGAAATCGGCACCTTGCAGCCAATCGAAGAGATTGGCGAGCTTGCTCATGCCCACGGCATATTGTTCCATGTAGATGCTGTCCAATCTTTTGGCACGGCTGCATACCGGTTGTCTGAGCTGCCGGTTGATTTGATGAGCTTTTCCGCGCATAAGATAAACGGCCCGCAGGGCGTAGGCGCTTTATACTTGGCAAACGGTACGCCGTTTGAACCCATCGTGCACGGTGGATCGCAGGAGCGAAAGCGGAGACCGGGGACGGAGAATGTCGCCGGCATTACCGGTTTCGCTAAAGCTGTTGAAATTTGTGTGAACGATCTGGGCAACAAGAAACTTTTCCTGGACAAGCTTCGTACAGAATGGGTAGACAAGCTGAATGCCGAGCTATCCGGGATAACGGAGATCGTTATTAACGGGAATGCGGAGCATCATCTTCCGAACATCGTAAATATCAGCTTTATCGGGATTGATACGGAGACGATGCTCATGAACCTCGACATGGAAGGCATTGCCGCAGCAAGCGGCTCTGCCTGTACGTCGGGTTCCCTTGAAAGATCGCATGTGCTGAAGGCAATGAACCTACGGGAGGAACGTTTGAATTCGGCTGTACGATTCAGCTTTGGTTTGGGGAATACTGTGGAGGAACTGGAAGACGCTGCACGCAAAATCGCGACAATCGTGGAGCGGATCCGTACCAATCAGTAG
- the cymR gene encoding cysteine metabolism transcriptional regulator CymR yields the protein MKISTKGRYGLTIMMELAGKFGEGPISLKSIAERNQLSEHYLEQLVAPLRNAGLVKSIRGAYGGYILSKEPETITAGDVIRILEGPISPVDFTEEDDPAKRDLWLRIRDSIASVLDQTTLADLVNYQDAGVADSYMFYI from the coding sequence ATGAAAATATCGACGAAAGGCCGTTACGGCCTCACCATTATGATGGAGCTTGCGGGAAAATTCGGCGAAGGTCCGATTTCACTTAAGAGCATTGCCGAGCGCAATCAGCTTTCCGAGCATTACCTGGAGCAATTGGTTGCACCACTTCGCAATGCCGGACTTGTAAAAAGTATTCGCGGCGCTTATGGCGGTTATATCTTGTCCAAGGAACCGGAGACCATTACAGCCGGTGACGTGATTCGTATATTGGAAGGCCCGATTTCCCCGGTAGATTTCACGGAAGAGGATGATCCGGCCAAACGCGATTTGTGGCTGCGTATCCGTGACAGTATCGCAAGCGTGCTTGATCAAACAACCTTGGCCGATCTGGTGAACTACCAGGATGCTGGTGTTGCTGACAGTTATATGTTCTATATTTAA
- the mnmA gene encoding tRNA 2-thiouridine(34) synthase MnmA, whose product MMVKSKQETRVVVGMSGGVDSSVTALLLKQQGYDVVGIFMKNWDDTDEFGHCTAEEDAEDVRRVCDQIGIPYYTVNFEKQYFDKVFTYFLDEYKRGRTPNPDVMCNREIKFGDFLKKANELGADYLATGHYARVERNEDGETRLLRGVDGNKDQTYFLSALNQKQLEKAMFPIGHLPKPEVRRIAEEAGLYTAKKKDSTGVCFIGERNFKEFLSGYLPARPGDMVDIRSGEVKGRHDGLMYYTLGQRQGLGIGGSGNGEPWFVADKDLERNILYVVQGESHPSLYSTGLTASGMNWIAPLRPEGTFRCTAKFRYRQPDQGVSVTLHTDGTAEVVFDYPQKAITPGQAVVLYDGDVCLAGGTIDIVHKIDQAAFEALAK is encoded by the coding sequence GTGATGGTTAAATCGAAGCAAGAAACACGCGTCGTTGTCGGGATGTCCGGCGGAGTTGACTCCTCCGTAACGGCTCTGCTGCTTAAGCAGCAAGGCTATGACGTGGTTGGCATATTTATGAAGAACTGGGATGACACCGATGAATTCGGTCATTGCACAGCGGAAGAGGACGCTGAGGATGTACGCCGGGTTTGCGACCAGATCGGGATCCCTTATTATACCGTAAACTTTGAGAAGCAGTATTTCGATAAAGTATTTACTTATTTCCTCGATGAATACAAGCGCGGCCGGACGCCTAATCCGGATGTGATGTGCAACCGGGAGATCAAATTCGGCGATTTCCTCAAAAAAGCGAACGAGCTTGGCGCCGATTATCTGGCAACCGGCCATTATGCCCGCGTTGAGCGGAACGAAGACGGCGAGACCAGGCTGCTCCGCGGCGTGGACGGCAATAAGGATCAAACTTACTTCCTGAGCGCGCTGAATCAGAAGCAGCTCGAGAAAGCGATGTTCCCGATTGGGCATTTGCCTAAACCGGAAGTTCGCCGTATTGCCGAAGAGGCTGGTCTATATACCGCGAAGAAAAAAGACAGCACGGGCGTTTGCTTTATCGGCGAGCGCAACTTCAAGGAATTCCTGAGCGGTTATCTGCCTGCCCGCCCCGGCGATATGGTTGATATCCGTTCCGGCGAGGTAAAAGGACGCCATGACGGCCTCATGTATTATACGCTAGGCCAGCGGCAAGGCCTTGGAATCGGCGGATCCGGCAACGGCGAGCCTTGGTTTGTAGCCGACAAGGATCTGGAGCGCAACATTCTTTACGTTGTTCAGGGTGAATCCCATCCAAGCCTGTATTCCACGGGACTTACGGCAAGCGGCATGAACTGGATTGCGCCCCTTAGACCGGAAGGCACCTTCCGCTGCACCGCGAAATTCCGTTACCGCCAGCCGGATCAAGGCGTGAGCGTAACGCTGCATACCGACGGCACCGCTGAGGTTGTATTCGACTATCCCCAAAAGGCGATTACGCCGGGGCAAGCTGTTGTCTTGTACGATGGTGATGTCTGCCTTGCCGGCGGAACGATTGATATCGTTCATAAAATTGATCAAGCAGCGTTTGAAGCGTTGGCCAAATAA
- a CDS encoding hemolysin family protein, with amino-acid sequence MVMQLVLIVFLVFMNGLFVAAEFAMVKVRGTRIETLAAEGHMRAKLASHLTSNLDAYLSACQLGITLASLGLGWIGEPAIKDLIEPWFLALGWGNPVWIHSISFVIAFLFITILHIVLGELAPKTLAIRKAESVTLLTATPLVMFHKLMYPFIWVLNGLANQLLKRLGVEPASEQHSAHTEEEIRILMQESHKSGLINNTELTLVDNIFEFAETNAREIMIPRTEMVCLYVHLSLEDNKAIALNEMHTRYPVCDHDKDNIIGFVHIKDLLKDTTHSLTDIRQITRAITTVPDSMQISNLLILMQKRKAQIAILIDEYGGTSGLVTLEDIMEEIVGEIQDEFDEERAEIEKRDESVYSISGMMLIEEVNSYFGIDIESDNYDTIGGWMYSQIEIPPTSEQRIDYGGEYAFIIEETDHLRISRVLVKKLTIEAKQGNWKGKQGPEGMAEGHS; translated from the coding sequence ATGGTTATGCAGCTGGTTCTTATTGTTTTTCTGGTGTTTATGAACGGTCTGTTTGTTGCCGCGGAATTCGCCATGGTCAAGGTCCGGGGCACCCGGATTGAAACGCTGGCTGCCGAGGGTCATATGCGGGCGAAGCTTGCCTCGCATTTGACGAGTAATCTTGATGCTTATTTGTCTGCGTGCCAGCTGGGGATTACTCTGGCTTCGCTTGGTCTTGGCTGGATTGGGGAACCGGCGATCAAGGATTTAATCGAGCCGTGGTTTCTTGCGCTTGGCTGGGGCAATCCGGTATGGATTCATTCGATTTCCTTCGTTATCGCCTTTTTATTCATTACCATTCTCCATATTGTCCTCGGTGAACTCGCCCCCAAAACGTTGGCCATTCGCAAAGCAGAAAGCGTAACCCTGCTTACCGCAACGCCTCTTGTTATGTTTCACAAGCTGATGTATCCGTTTATCTGGGTATTAAACGGTCTGGCGAACCAACTCCTGAAGCGGCTGGGCGTCGAGCCGGCATCCGAGCAGCATTCCGCCCATACGGAGGAAGAAATACGCATCCTCATGCAAGAGAGCCACAAGAGCGGATTGATCAACAATACGGAGCTGACTCTTGTCGATAATATTTTTGAATTTGCCGAGACCAATGCCCGAGAGATTATGATTCCGCGTACGGAGATGGTCTGCCTGTATGTCCATCTATCTCTGGAAGACAACAAGGCTATCGCATTAAACGAGATGCATACGAGATATCCCGTCTGCGACCATGACAAGGACAATATAATCGGTTTCGTTCATATAAAAGACTTGCTGAAGGATACGACGCATAGCCTGACCGATATCCGGCAGATTACGCGCGCGATTACAACGGTACCCGATTCGATGCAAATCAGCAATCTTCTCATCCTGATGCAGAAGAGAAAAGCGCAAATCGCTATACTCATCGATGAATACGGAGGCACATCCGGTCTCGTTACGCTGGAAGACATCATGGAAGAAATTGTAGGAGAGATTCAGGACGAATTTGACGAAGAGCGGGCGGAGATCGAGAAGCGGGACGAATCCGTTTACTCCATCAGCGGGATGATGCTGATCGAGGAAGTGAACAGTTATTTCGGCATTGATATCGAAAGCGACAATTACGATACGATTGGCGGCTGGATGTACTCTCAGATCGAGATCCCGCCAACAAGCGAGCAGCGGATTGACTACGGCGGCGAGTATGCGTTTATTATCGAGGAAACGGATCATTTGCGAATTTCCCGCGTTCTGGTCAAGAAGCTGACTATAGAGGCAAAGCAGGGCAATTGGAAAGGGAAACAAGGCCCTGAAGGTATGGCGGAGGGACATTCATGA
- a CDS encoding copper resistance CopC family protein: MKRILFICLAALFLLPGIAMAHSKITVSTPAKEETVTVSPAEITMTFNTNIEKLSQFKLLDESGNQVQTGDITVSKATMSGSVTEPLKNGAYTVKWTIIGADGHAVDGEYAFTVDAAEATPSPTPEAAASPAESSPSPSAEVTEAPDASASADDNLSEVPAPAAPAEDIAESGKNNGVNTAIWVIAGIIVAAAVVIVIRRSRK, translated from the coding sequence ATGAAACGTATCCTTTTTATCTGCCTGGCCGCCCTGTTCCTGCTGCCGGGTATCGCAATGGCCCATTCCAAGATTACCGTATCCACCCCTGCCAAGGAGGAGACCGTTACCGTTTCTCCCGCCGAGATAACCATGACCTTTAATACCAATATCGAAAAGCTGAGTCAATTCAAGCTGCTCGATGAATCCGGCAATCAGGTTCAGACCGGTGATATTACCGTAAGTAAGGCGACCATGAGCGGTTCGGTAACCGAGCCTCTGAAGAATGGCGCTTACACGGTAAAATGGACGATCATCGGGGCTGACGGTCATGCGGTTGACGGTGAATACGCCTTTACGGTTGATGCCGCCGAAGCTACGCCTTCCCCAACACCGGAAGCCGCTGCATCTCCGGCAGAATCGTCTCCTTCTCCAAGCGCCGAAGTTACGGAAGCACCCGATGCAAGCGCATCGGCTGATGATAACCTCTCCGAGGTGCCCGCTCCTGCAGCTCCGGCAGAAGACATTGCTGAGTCCGGCAAGAACAATGGCGTAAATACCGCGATTTGGGTTATTGCCGGCATTATTGTAGCTGCAGCGGTTGTTATCGTAATCCGGAGGAGCCGCAAATGA
- a CDS encoding copper resistance D family protein — translation MSYVSEALLYVCFAILTGTFILRVVPENRRPDIHTPNWLLLVCALAIPVLEFVPIHDSAVLFAKDTDVTYGEMVKSILLELNNGKAWIWSAVASVGLAFLLGLPSFRNDKHMPKVSLFIMFLLILWLGYASHATSLYGTKGWLVHSAHFLSVTVWIGVLLIASWFSTSSRNWEAFLAWFSPLAIGCMLITFVAGITLMTFTTPQYVNSWMLPYGQMLLLKHLLLAPLLLFAYTNGFGYRNRLKENSSFNPLPWLKAESVIALLLFIVTGVLGQQTPPHNVKETLQSVSPSKLFTTVYNGHFSPDLSLKLSIGLDSVLMLAAALVMIYGLIQMYKENKILPAFIMGLLTTVFGYFALMFGIG, via the coding sequence ATGAGTTATGTCAGCGAGGCTCTTCTCTATGTCTGCTTCGCCATTCTGACCGGAACGTTTATTCTGCGGGTGGTCCCGGAGAATAGACGTCCGGACATACATACGCCGAACTGGCTTCTGCTCGTTTGCGCGCTTGCGATTCCTGTACTCGAATTTGTGCCTATACATGATTCTGCGGTGCTGTTTGCCAAGGATACGGACGTTACGTACGGTGAAATGGTGAAAAGCATCCTGCTGGAGCTGAACAACGGCAAGGCCTGGATCTGGTCGGCTGTTGCTTCCGTTGGCCTTGCTTTCCTGCTTGGCCTGCCCTCCTTCCGCAACGATAAGCATATGCCGAAGGTCAGCCTGTTCATCATGTTCCTGTTAATTCTCTGGCTTGGTTATGCCAGCCATGCGACTTCGCTTTACGGCACCAAGGGCTGGCTTGTCCACTCCGCCCATTTCCTTTCCGTAACCGTGTGGATTGGCGTGCTGTTGATTGCCAGCTGGTTCTCTACGAGCAGTCGCAACTGGGAGGCTTTCCTGGCCTGGTTCTCGCCGCTTGCAATCGGCTGCATGCTGATCACTTTTGTCGCCGGCATTACGCTTATGACCTTTACTACGCCGCAGTATGTCAATTCGTGGATGCTTCCTTACGGGCAGATGCTTCTGCTGAAGCATCTGCTCCTTGCGCCGCTGCTTTTATTTGCCTATACGAACGGTTTTGGCTACCGGAACAGGCTTAAGGAGAACAGCAGCTTTAATCCCCTCCCGTGGCTTAAAGCGGAGAGTGTCATTGCTTTGCTTCTCTTTATCGTCACCGGAGTGCTGGGCCAGCAGACGCCTCCCCATAACGTGAAGGAAACGCTGCAATCGGTATCTCCTTCGAAGCTGTTCACAACCGTCTACAACGGGCATTTCAGTCCGGATCTGTCCCTGAAGCTTTCCATCGGCCTGGACAGCGTTCTTATGCTTGCCGCGGCTCTCGTCATGATCTACGGGCTCATTCAGATGTACAAAGAAAACAAAATTTTGCCGGCTTTTATTATGGGACTGCTCACGACGGTATTTGGTTACTTTGCTCTGATGTTCGGTATTGGTTAA
- a CDS encoding ROK family protein, with protein MEDKSVNIKDFNRNRIYKLLREKQNLSKQDIVYQLQLSLPTVTQNLNFLLEQHLIENTGTIGNTGGRNAQAFSYISDAKAGIGLDVTKHHVTAVAVDLNGNILEMIRSKQTFERSERYFRFLGELVQELIRTAHLDSSKVLGVGIGVPGLITEDHQTVFYGKILDFTGETAQNFGKYISYPAILINDADAAGLSEIRVTPDINHAFYISLSNNIGGSVYIGNQVFAGSNQKSAEIGHVTVVPDGLPCYCGQKGCLEAYCSADRLSEAAGGDLSQFFELLKAGKPEIVHIWKAYLNHLSIAINNIRLLFDCDIIIGGYVGAYMDDYMDDLKKLVISRNSFENEAEYLRVCRYKTEAIAAGAALPFIDQFMNQI; from the coding sequence GTGGAAGATAAATCAGTTAATATTAAAGATTTCAATCGAAATCGTATCTATAAGCTGCTGAGAGAGAAACAAAACCTCTCCAAGCAGGATATCGTCTATCAATTGCAGTTAAGTCTTCCGACGGTAACCCAGAATCTAAACTTCCTGCTTGAGCAGCATTTGATCGAGAATACGGGTACAATCGGAAATACGGGAGGGCGCAATGCGCAAGCCTTCTCTTATATTAGCGATGCCAAAGCGGGGATTGGACTAGACGTAACCAAACATCATGTAACTGCGGTTGCCGTCGATTTAAACGGCAATATCCTTGAAATGATAAGGTCGAAGCAGACATTCGAACGATCCGAACGATACTTTCGTTTTCTAGGAGAGCTTGTTCAGGAGCTCATCCGGACGGCTCATTTGGATTCCTCCAAGGTTCTAGGCGTCGGAATTGGCGTTCCGGGCCTCATTACGGAGGATCATCAAACTGTCTTTTACGGCAAAATTCTGGATTTCACGGGAGAGACCGCGCAAAATTTCGGTAAATACATTTCTTACCCTGCTATCCTCATAAACGATGCCGATGCAGCGGGTCTTTCCGAGATACGGGTTACGCCCGACATCAATCATGCCTTCTACATCTCTTTAAGCAATAATATTGGAGGATCTGTCTATATCGGCAATCAGGTATTTGCCGGATCCAATCAAAAAAGCGCCGAAATCGGGCATGTCACGGTTGTTCCGGACGGCCTGCCCTGCTACTGCGGGCAGAAAGGCTGTCTGGAGGCTTATTGCTCCGCCGATCGGTTATCGGAAGCGGCAGGCGGCGATCTGTCCCAATTTTTCGAGCTTCTTAAGGCCGGGAAGCCAGAAATCGTTCACATATGGAAAGCTTATTTGAATCATCTGTCCATTGCCATTAACAATATCCGCCTGCTGTTTGATTGTGACATCATCATCGGAGGATATGTCGGAGCTTACATGGATGATTATATGGATGACTTGAAAAAACTCGTCATTTCACGGAATTCCTTCGAGAACGAGGCCGAATATTTGCGTGTTTGCCGTTACAAAACGGAAGCTATCGCCGCCGGTGCCGCACTGCCGTTTATTGACCAGTTCATGAATCAAATTTGA
- a CDS encoding erythritol/L-threitol dehydrogenase: MNPVITVPPTMKALVAYGKDDYRFEPSFPTPICGPDDIIIKTEACGVCASDLKCLHGAAMFWGDENQAPWVKTPFIPGHEFLGTVVQVGGNVREFAVGDRVTADQIVPCETCRFCKRGQYWMCQPHNILGFQTENNGGMAEYVRYPKTSVIHQVPHAMKLEDAVLIEPYACSKHAVDRAQIGCEDIVVISGAGPLGLGMITYARMKNPKKLIVLDLIDSRLDKATEFGADIALNPTKQDVNQIILDMTEGYGCDIYIEATGHPSSVTQGLNMIRKLGRFVEFSVFGAPTTVDWSIIGDRKELDILGSHLSPYCFPFVIENIASGNLKTSGVVTRQFPIEQWEEAFEYASGKHGDFKVVITFE; the protein is encoded by the coding sequence ATGAATCCGGTAATAACTGTACCTCCAACAATGAAAGCTCTGGTGGCTTATGGGAAGGATGATTACCGCTTTGAGCCAAGCTTCCCTACCCCCATCTGCGGTCCCGATGACATTATTATCAAGACGGAAGCTTGCGGTGTATGCGCATCGGACCTGAAATGTCTTCATGGAGCGGCTATGTTCTGGGGCGACGAGAATCAGGCACCGTGGGTAAAAACGCCTTTTATCCCCGGCCACGAGTTTCTTGGCACGGTAGTACAGGTTGGCGGGAATGTTCGTGAATTTGCTGTCGGAGACCGCGTAACGGCCGATCAGATCGTACCTTGCGAAACTTGCAGGTTCTGCAAGAGAGGACAGTATTGGATGTGCCAGCCTCACAATATTCTAGGCTTCCAGACCGAGAATAACGGCGGCATGGCAGAATATGTGCGTTACCCGAAAACTTCGGTTATTCACCAGGTTCCCCATGCCATGAAGCTGGAGGATGCCGTGCTTATCGAACCCTATGCCTGCTCCAAGCATGCCGTTGACCGGGCGCAGATTGGCTGCGAGGATATCGTTGTCATTTCGGGCGCAGGTCCTTTAGGACTTGGAATGATTACTTACGCGCGTATGAAAAATCCGAAAAAGCTGATTGTGCTTGATTTGATCGACAGCCGTCTTGATAAAGCCACGGAGTTCGGCGCGGATATCGCTCTTAATCCTACTAAACAGGATGTTAATCAGATTATCCTGGACATGACCGAAGGATACGGCTGCGATATTTATATCGAGGCTACGGGTCATCCTTCCAGCGTTACGCAAGGACTTAACATGATCAGAAAGCTTGGGCGCTTCGTTGAGTTCAGCGTATTCGGCGCTCCTACCACGGTAGACTGGTCGATTATCGGCGACCGGAAGGAGCTCGACATCCTTGGCTCCCACTTGAGCCCGTATTGCTTCCCCTTTGTGATTGAAAACATTGCGAGCGGAAATCTGAAAACAAGCGGTGTCGTGACAAGGCAATTCCCAATCGAGCAGTGGGAAGAAGCCTTCGAATACGCATCCGGCAAACATGGCGATTTCAAAGTCGTGATTACATTCGAATAA
- a CDS encoding ABC transporter substrate-binding protein: protein MKNRFNGKKMIWLMLCTMIIAVLAAGCGSNSKNNAGSDTSNNQAGNSEQAASNETRIVKHAMGETEIKGTPKRVVVLTNEGTEAVLALGVKPVGAVKSFTGNPWYDHIAADMEGVQVVGEEGQPNLELIAGLQPDLILANKMRHEEIYEQLKAIAPTVEAETLRGAWKDNFKLYAEALGKTEEGNKLIADFDARIEDFKSQAGDKLKETVSFVRFMGGKTRVYHTDTFSGVIAAQLGLARNEMTLNSKETFADEITKERLPEADADRIFYFTYDTGDGKGSAQEQEWTNDPIWKGLSAVKAGHAYRVDDAIWNTAGGIKAANLMLDQLAENYGIKLSK, encoded by the coding sequence ATGAAGAACCGTTTTAACGGAAAGAAAATGATTTGGCTGATGCTTTGTACAATGATTATCGCTGTTCTGGCAGCAGGCTGCGGATCGAATTCCAAAAATAATGCAGGATCGGATACATCCAATAACCAAGCAGGAAATTCGGAGCAGGCCGCTTCGAACGAGACTCGCATCGTGAAGCACGCAATGGGCGAGACCGAGATTAAAGGCACTCCGAAGCGGGTTGTTGTTCTTACGAATGAAGGGACGGAAGCCGTATTGGCGCTTGGCGTGAAGCCGGTTGGCGCAGTTAAATCATTCACGGGCAATCCGTGGTACGACCATATCGCGGCGGACATGGAAGGCGTGCAAGTAGTAGGCGAAGAAGGTCAGCCGAATCTGGAGCTTATCGCCGGACTGCAGCCGGATCTAATTCTCGCGAACAAAATGAGACATGAGGAAATCTATGAGCAGCTGAAAGCTATTGCGCCAACGGTGGAAGCTGAAACGCTTCGCGGCGCATGGAAGGATAACTTCAAGCTGTATGCGGAAGCGCTAGGCAAAACCGAAGAGGGCAACAAGCTGATTGCCGACTTTGACGCCCGCATTGAAGATTTCAAATCGCAAGCTGGAGACAAATTGAAGGAAACCGTATCGTTTGTCCGTTTCATGGGCGGAAAAACGCGGGTCTATCACACGGATACCTTCTCCGGTGTTATCGCGGCTCAGCTTGGACTGGCGCGTAACGAGATGACGCTGAATTCGAAAGAAACGTTTGCCGACGAAATTACGAAGGAACGCCTGCCGGAAGCGGATGCGGACCGGATCTTCTACTTCACTTACGATACGGGTGACGGCAAAGGCTCCGCTCAAGAGCAGGAGTGGACAAACGATCCGATCTGGAAAGGTCTCAGCGCGGTAAAAGCAGGCCATGCCTACCGGGTAGACGACGCGATCTGGAATACGGCTGGCGGCATCAAGGCGGCTAACCTGATGCTTGATCAGCTTGCTGAAAACTATGGCATTAAGCTCTCGAAATAG